The Culex quinquefasciatus strain JHB chromosome 2, VPISU_Cqui_1.0_pri_paternal, whole genome shotgun sequence genome contains the following window.
atctcacttaaatgtatgtaaactatgtccgggtccatcatccgacccattgttggttaggttaccaaaagacctttccaacgagtgcaaaacatcgaagatctggcaaccctgtctcgagacatggccacttaagtgatatcgatgtactttttggaagccggatataaaaaatagatgaaacttgtgtacagccattgttgtgaggaaggctccaaccacataggtggattaagttagtttttaaatgtttaaatgattaCGAAATGGCAAGTTTGCtgttacgaataatatcgctcTGAGTGTTATCACGAGAACAATTGGGtccaaaaattaagtttaatattgttcacaacgataaaccTTATTTTTCTGACTACAATGAAAAGGATTTGAAatgggttttgccttcctcactgaggtaaggctataatcctgctctaaaaataaacttttgaaaaacaggtcaaagacctatattcatgtatacctatcgactcagaatcgaaaactgaacaaatgtctgtgtgtgtgtgtgtatgtgtgtgcgtattccccttggtactcaaaattcttgccaagttttctcggcactggctgatccgatttgagtcaaacaagttgcattcgattcggtttggtgccccatactgcactattgaattgtttgaagatccgataagtagttcaaaagttacgtataaaaaagtgtcagagttgcgaatcgagtgctggaattttgatgccggatctcacttatctatatgaaaactatgtccggattcaacacccaacccatcgttggttaggtaatcgaaagacctttccaatgagtccaaaacattgaagatctggcaaccctgtctcgagatatgaccacttaagtgatatttatgtacatttttgaagccggatttctcttaaatgtatgtaaactatgtccggatccattatccgacccatcgttggtgaggttatcaaaagacctttcaaatgagtgcaaaacattggagatctggcaaccctgtctcaagttatgaccacttaagtgataattatgatcttttttgaagccggatctcacttaattgtatgtaaaatatgtccggatccatcatccaacccatcgttggttaggtaatcgaaagacctttccaatgagtccaaaacattgaagatctggcaaccctgtctcgagatatgaccactttagtgatatttatgtacatttttgaagccggatctcacttaaatgtatgtaaactatgtccggatccatcatccgacccatcgttggttagataatcgaaagacctttccaatgagtccaaaacattgaagatctggcaaccctgtctcgagatatgactacttaagtgatatttatgtacatttttgaagctcgatctcacttaaatgtatgttaactatgtccggatccattatccgacccatcgttggtttgataatcaaaagaccattcaaatgaatacaaaacattgaagatctggcaacccagtctcgagatatgaccacttaagtgatatttatgtacatttttgaagccggatctcacttaaatgtatgttaactgtgtccggatccattatccgacccatcgttggtaaggttatcaaagacctttccaatgaatacaaaacattgaagatctggcaactctatctcaagttatgaccacttaagtgataattatgatcttttttgaagccggatctcacttaaactatgtccagatccatcatccgacccatcgttggttaggtaatcgaaagacctttctaatgagtccaaaacattgaagatctggcaaccctgtctcgagatatgaccacttaagtgatatttatgtacatttttgaagctcgatctcacttaaatgtatgttaactatgtccggatccattatccgacccatcgttggttaggttatcaaagacctttccaatgaatacaaaacattgaagatctggcaaccctgtcttaagttatgaccacttaagtgataattatgatcttttttgaagccggatctaacttaaactatgtccagatccatcatccgatccattgttggttaggtaatcaaaagacctttccaatgagtacaaaacattgaagatctggcaaccctgtctcgagatatgaccacttaagtgatatttatgtacatttttgaagctcgatctcacttaaatgtatgttaactatgtccggatccattatccgacccatcgttggttagataatcaaaagacctttcaaatgaatacaaaacattgaagatctggcaaccctgtcttaagttatgaccacttaaatgataattatgatctttttagaagccggatctcacttaaatgtatgtaaactatgtccgaatccatcatccgatccattgttggttaggtaatcaaaagacctttcaaatgagtacaaaacattgaagatctggcaaccctgtcttaagttatgaccacttaagtgataattatgatctttttagaagccggatctcacttaaatgtatgtaaactatgtccgaatccatcatccgatccattgttggttaggtaatcaaaagacctttccaatgagtacaaaacattgaagatctggcaacccagtctcgagatatgaccacttaagtgatatttatgtacattttttatgccggatctcacttaaatgtatgttaactatgtccggatccattatccgacccatcgttggttaggttatcaaagacctttccaatgaatacaaaacattgaagatctggcaactctatctcaagttatgaccacttaagtgataattatgatcttttttgaagccggatctcacttaaactatgtccagatccatcatccgacccatcgttggttaggtaatcgaaagacctttctaatgagtccaaaacattgaagatctggcaacgctcagTTTGAAGttttgaccgcttaagtgacatttgtgtttttttttaattgagaaatagatagaatttgtgtccaaacccatcatatcaccaaatgttggtaaaaagtgaggaaggcaccaaccacataggtggattaagttagttttaaaaaaaaaattaaaaaaataccattgttgataaaaaaaagttgtcttgctaattttattaattttgcattaaaatgaaaatagtgatcagaaatggttattAATCATGTTCTTTTGACGTTGTACACGTTGACCCTACTGTTAATCCAGATTTTCACAAGCTTTAGATAGCCTTTGGATCTTTTATTGGATAGATATGCTTTGTAAGGCAATTGAATAGAACAATAATTGATAACCAACTAAGAACTGAAGGTAAATTATCCAAATAATCTTTCAAAAATCAAGCTGACagttgaaaacatgaaaaaattcaaTGAGCAAAAGCTATGGCCAAATCAAAgaaacaattaaatttaaaaaaggatcaaaaaaatatgaaattacaatttgaaatttattaactGTTCGTATTGATGCGATTCTGGAGGAAAATGAATAACACAGAAAAATTACGTATGAAAACTCAACAAGCATCATTCACTTTATTATTCTACAATTGGACTAGTATTCTATAACAACTCTAATGCTTATAGTACGCCTTCTGCACCGGGACGGCCAGCACCTTGTGCACCTGTGGCTGCGGTGCCTGGTATCCCTTGATCGGTTCCCGGTGGACCTGGGCGATGAATCCGCTCTTGCCATCGACGTGGTACGTCACGGTGCGCTTGTGGCCATCGGCATCGATCAGGTAGTATTCGCCCTGGGTGGTGTGATCCTGGCGGGACTCCTTCTGGCCGTGCACGTCTCCGGTGTGGTCATCATGAACGTCGTACGCGTACTTGTAGTGAGCAGGTGCGTGGTGTTCCTCCTCGTAATGACCTTGCTGGTAGTATTGCTGGGCAGCGATGGCTCCGAAGCATGCCACCAACAAAGCAACAGACAAGATCTAGAATGTTGATAAATTTGtcttaagatattttttatgttctaCAGTTGTTTGCTCAACAATACCTTAGCAGACATTATGACTTGGATTTTTGTAAAGCGGAAACAAACACTTGAAAAGCTTAACTGGAACTGATGCATACACCATGAAACTGCTTGCAATTTATAATGCATTGCAAATTTCCCACACCAAGCATTGTCAATCAGGACTCCTTTCCTTTTTGGGGGCTCGTTCGTTGCAGCACTAGAAGAGTTTATCATTCGAAAGTCAACCTAACGTTTGCACAAAGGAAACTGCAAAAAGTTTTCACGTTAACTGGTTCTCACTGAGAGCGGTTTTGTGTTATCATGTcaagttttatgttttaggaTTATTTTTAGCCGTGTCCATGAAATAACTTAATCCACTTGAAACGAGTTTAGCAATCAACTTCTtgccaaattttctaaaatggcTTACAGTTTTGCATACATGCCGTTAAACTAAAGATATCAGTTTTAAAAGAGTAAAACTGAGAATAAAAACTATCGTAAAATACAATATTAaatattacaaaacaaaaatagagAAGCCGAAGATATCTTATTGCCTGTATCAACAACTTTCCATTATATGTGTCACCAAAGAGAGGTCATATACAAGCTTGTCCAAAACGTAGTGAAATGGCTCAAGATACGCACAATCACACATACTATCAACAGGTGAACAAGATTCAATATATAAGCAGTGTGAAGTTATTGACCTGATATCAGTGCAGTCGATTGTCCCATTCTTCAAAGATCAACCACTATTCAACAGTAGACATGTCTCTCAAGGTAATTGTACTGTTCTTTCGAATCAGAAATAAATTTCTAAACTAATATGAACATTACAGGTCACCATCGTTCTCTTGGCTTTTGTTGGCGCCATCGCTGCCCAGCACTACTACCAGCAGGGTCATCAACAGGGTCATCACGAGGAGGAACACCACGCACCTGCTCACTACGAGTACGCGTACGACGTCCACGATGACCACACCGGAGACGTGCACGGCCAGAAGGAGTCCCGCCAGGATCACACCACCCAGGGCGAATACTACCTGATCGATGCCGATGGCCACAAGCGCACCGTGACGTACCACGTCGATGGCAAGAGCGGATTCATCGCCCAGGTCCACCGGGAACCGATCAAGGGATACCAGGCACCGCAGCCACAGGTGCACAAGGTGCTGGCCGTCCCGGTGCAGAAGGCGTACTATCACCATTAAGGAGTGTAGTCAAATTCATCCATCTAGCGTAATgttgcaaaatataaaatataacataAAATATCACAACAAAACTTGGTTTTATCTATTTAGCTGGCAATgtgctttttttatttggctttaaAATTCGCAATAATCgcaatgaccaaagaagccattttgcatcatttgtttgtccctTTAGCTCTCCATACAGTTAAGTTCATACAGATATACTATCAAAATGTTCATAGAAAGAGTCATCTTTGAGCATGCTTGTCAAAGTCagccttaccagttggaaataGGATACAAAAGTATGAATTTTGTTCTAAAGTTTTTGTTAATGAAATTTCAACAGTGATTCAAATGAATCCATGTTTCATAACcacaaaatgtattttaaaattttctctgaGGCCAGTTTGAGCGACTCTGTCATTGAGtctaaatgacaaaaaaaatcatgcataaagttattttttttcaagtcaagtGTACCAGTTTTAGCTCatgaataaaaagaaaaattttctttaaaaatatagctCCACCTGCTTTTTTCTGAAACTCTATTTAAGTTAActgcaatttattttcaaatgataaaacACAAGTAAGCAAGAGCTATTTCCAGTTTTGAATGTTTCAGCATATTATAGACCTTGTCTTGAATTTTTAGACGATCTGATTAGTTCActataaatagtaaattgaattgaatgatACAAAGTTTGATTCAcacatcaaattttatttttgcatacattttcaaaacactGATGTCAAAACGTTAGGCAATTGCACTGATTCTCCATACATACTTtgaagaaaaaccattcggccctgtctaaatatttttgaaaaaatctatgtgCACATGTTACTGGAAACCCCAAACTTCATTATGTTCCTTGATTTGAGCCTGCGcagtaggccgtcccaaaaaaatgaaaagttgtcaaatcttcggtgctcacccctagaatgatagattaggatgtcaggaacaatgttttcatacaacaaaaaattcccaaaaatggtttacaactcgcgcgtggagcatgaatgaaaaaagtgcattttccgagtatttttcagaaatgcgcgtaacaatcataaTAAAGTCATttaatttggtcgccttgggcttcaagtgatagtttaatgtcccctgaacaaattcctgtacaggcatagtccataaaagcttgtgtttgggcatggcagggcgttttagggagaaaaatttgtattttttagacaaaaaatttcaaaaatcactccccaaaacCAGCCAAAAAAATTTccagccaaaactaatgcattgagcttataggaaattttacggagatcattttgcttttttaaacattcaatttatgtccacgcaaagccgagatatttgcattttagtgaacaaaaagtgacgaattttcaaaattcttggtatataagcgtttttagcataaaacattggctactatgcTACTATGCTACTATATAAACGAGAAGGCatatttgggaattttttgttgtatgaaaacattgttcctgacatcctaatctatcattctaggggtgagcaccgaagatttgacaacttttcatttttttgggacggcctactgcgcagtcatttttgttatgttttgctGGTCAGTGGggttgacattgggtcaaagtaatttttgtacggattttaccatttctcaggttcttctcaatatAACTAGGGTGACATCTAAAGCATCTGAATGAAATCATTCCCGGTCGACCATTTggaggccatgtttgttttagataaccattcaaatcttgattaagagaaaatcaatcaaaaaatgctttCCAACCAATTGTTTctgtttcatttgacccaatgtcaccccctctaaggggtgagattgggtaaaTTTTCAGACAGTTGAATTTAAGGGTAAAGTTcatcaaattccaccatattttgggaaaattttggtAAACTACCTAGGATCAATCCTACGTTAAAAGATTATTGATGATATTCTTATTCACTAATTGCGAGAGGTGtctcgttttttgacccatagtcattCCCACTGACGGTATGAAACGTTTACAGTTGATCTTAtcgaattgaaaacattttgtataaaaactaaactaaaaatttaTCTCGAAGCTTCCTAACAAAAATCAGCGAGAAACCTACAAATATTTGTTCAAGTATTATAATGCAATCCTTATGAATGAAGGTCCCAAAAATACTGTGATTCTAaagaaaacaataataaacagGAAAACTTAGTATTAAACAAGGTTCACTCGatatattattataaaattggattaataattttaaacaccaCTAATGCTTATAGTACGCCTTCTGCACCGGGACGGCCAGCACCTTGTGCACCTGTGGCTGCGGTGCCTGGTATCCCTTGATCGGTTCCCGGTGGACCTGGGCGATGAATCCGCTCTTGCCATCGACGTGGTACGTCACGGTGCGCTTGTGGCCATCGGCATCGATCAGGTAGTATTCGCCCTGGGTGGTGTGATCCTTTCGGGACTCCTTCTGGCCGTGCACGTCTCCGGTGTGGTCATCATGAACGTCGTACGCGTACTCGTAGTGAGCAGGTGCGTGGTGTTCCTCCTCGTGATGACCCTGCTGGGCAGCAATGGCGCCAACGAAAGCCAGGATGACAATGGTGACCTGCAAAGTTCATGTAAGTTTATAACTTTATTATGATAAGTAAGAATTCTATCATTACCTTGAGAGACATATCTACTGTTGAATAGTTATAATGGTAGATCTTTGAAGAATGGGACAATCGACTGCACTGATACCAGGTCAATAACTTAACTCTGCTTATATATCGAATCTTTTTCGAATGTTAGCATCTGTTTATAGTACCTTTTCACTACATTATAAATATAGTAGAAAGTTGTTGAAACAGGTCAATAAGATATCTCTCACTTCTTTTCTATTTGATGATAGTTTTTATCCTTGGTATGGCCCATAATTTCAATGAGTtgcatttttgtcaaatttttagcCTTTAGAGAAAATTTGGAAAGTAATCGACTGCTAAACTCGTTTCTACTTGATTTAGTTATTTTATGGACACGGCTAAAATAGTCCTGAAACATTCAATTTGACATGATAACGCGAAACTGCTCTCAGTGAGAACCAGTTAACGTGAAAACTTTTTGCAGCTTCCTTGGTGCAAACATTAGGTTGACTTTCGAATCATTTCGAATGATAAAATCTTCTAGTGCAGCAACGAACGAGCCCCCAAAAAGGAATGGAGTCCTGATTGACAACGCTCGGTGTGGGAAATTTTCAATGCATTATAAATTGCAAGCAGTTTCATGGTGTATGCATCAGTTTCAGTTAAGCTTTTCACGAGTTTGTTTCCGCTTTACAAAAATCCAAGTCATAATGTCTGCTAAGGTATTGTTGAGCAAACAACTGtagaacataaaaaatatcttaagaCAAATTTATCAACATTCTAGATCTTGTCTGTTGCTATGGTGGTGGCATGCTTCGGAGCCATCGCTGCCCAGCACAACTACCAGCAGGGTCATCACGAGGAGGAACACCACGCACCTGCTCACTACGAGTACGCGTACGACGTCCACGATGACCACACCGGAGACGTGCACGGCCAGAAGGAGTCCCGCCAGGATCACACCACCCAGGGCGAATACTACCTGATCGATGCCGATGGCCACAAGCGCACCGTGACGTACCACGTCGATGGCAAGAGCGGATTCATCGCCCAGGTCCACCGGGAACCGATCAAGGGATACCAGGCACCACAGCCACAGGTGCACAAGGTGCTGGCCGTCCCTGTGCAGAAGACGTACTATCAGCATTAAGAAGTGGAAATATAATAGCCAAATTGTagtcaaatttgtatgtaacTGATAAACAAATCGAAAGTAAAGTTGGAACATTATAATCCTCAAACTTTTCATTCATGAAAGATAGATCCCTA
Protein-coding sequences here:
- the LOC6046719 gene encoding larval cuticle protein A2B: MSLKVTIVILAFVGAIAAQQGHHEEEHHAPAHYEYAYDVHDDHTGDVHGQKESRKDHTTQGEYYLIDADGHKRTVTYHVDGKSGFIAQVHREPIKGYQAPQPQVHKVLAVPVQKAYYKH
- the LOC6046718 gene encoding larval cuticle protein A2B — encoded protein: MSAKILSVAMVVACFGAIAAQHNYQQGHHEEEHHAPAHYEYAYDVHDDHTGDVHGQKESRQDHTTQGEYYLIDADGHKRTVTYHVDGKSGFIAQVHREPIKGYQAPQPQVHKVLAVPVQKTYYQH
- the LOC6046716 gene encoding larval cuticle protein A2B, with amino-acid sequence MSAKILSVALLVACFGAIAAQQYYQQGHYEEEHHAPAHYKYAYDVHDDHTGDVHGQKESRQDHTTQGEYYLIDADGHKRTVTYHVDGKSGFIAQVHREPIKGYQAPQPQVHKVLAVPVQKAYYKH
- the LOC6046717 gene encoding larval cuticle protein A2B, whose amino-acid sequence is MSLKVTIVLLAFVGAIAAQHYYQQGHQQGHHEEEHHAPAHYEYAYDVHDDHTGDVHGQKESRQDHTTQGEYYLIDADGHKRTVTYHVDGKSGFIAQVHREPIKGYQAPQPQVHKVLAVPVQKAYYHH